Below is a window of candidate division KSB1 bacterium DNA.
CTTTGACAACTACCACGAAGGCAAAAAGTTTATCGATAGCGTCGAGCTTTTCGAAAAACGTTTTGGCAAAAAGCCGAACTATGTGGCCATGGACCAAGCCTACGGCAGCAAAGAGAACCGAAACTATCTCAAAGAACATACTATTCGTGCGGCGGTCAAACCCTTAGGTCGCCCGAAAAAAAATAACGCCAATGATACCGAAACACGTTGGCGAAAACGAAAACAAAAAGAGCGCAACCGCATTGAAGGAGCCATCGGAAACAGCAAAAACAAGTATTCCTTAGGAGTGATACGCGCAAAATCAGAAATAACTGAATATGCATGGATTCGATTCGCTCTGATGAGTCGAAATATTGCTATCGCAGGAAAAAGAATCCTATAAATCAAAGAACAAAAGTAGTAACTTTCAAAATTCGACTAACTTGCTGTTGACTGAAGCTGAAAATTTTGTTTTTCAGTAAGCCCTATTTAGTTCGTCCCTTGCCCTGCCATATAATCAAGAGTCAAATTACTTAACGCACGCACTCCTAATTTCAGACCGCTGTCATCGATATAAAAATCCGGCGTGTGGTGTGGCGCAGCATCTGCCTTTTTCATCCCTTTTGGCATGCCGCCTAAGAAGAAAAAGAATCCCGGAATCTTTTCCACATAAAAAGAAAAATCCTCCGCGCCGGTGATGGCGTTTATGAGAACCACGTTTTCGCCACCGGCAACCCGCTGCACGGTGGAGAGCATGCGCGCCGTTAACTCCGGATCGTTAAACGTCACCGGCACACCGATTTGAATATCCACTTCTGCCACCGCGCCGGCACTTTCCGCAATTTTAGTGGCGGTCAAGCGGATTTTTTCATGGATGATTTTTTGCATGTCCGTGTTCAAGGTGCGAATGGTGCCGATCATTTCGCACTCCTCGGGGATGATGTTGCTGCGCACCCCGCCGCGAATCAATCCCACTGAAATGATCGCCGCCTCTTTGGTGAGCTCGGTCTGACGGCTGATAATGTTGTTCAAACCGTTGATGATTTGCGCGGAGACCGTGATGGGATCAACACCGGTCCAGGGAGTAGAGCCGTGGGTTTGCTTGCCTTTCACCTTAATGATGAAACGATCGGCGGCGGCCAGCAGGCCACCCGGACGATACTCTATTTTTCCAACTTCTGTTTTTGCCCCGATATGCAGTCCGAAAATCACGTCCGTTTTGGGATTCTCAAGCACGCCTTCTTTTACCATCATCCGGGCGCCGCCCTCCTCACCGGGAGGCGCGCCTTCTTCGGCGGGCTGAAAGATGAACTTTACCGTGCCGTGTAAATCGTCTTTGAGTTCGGTCAGAACTTCGGCGACAGCCATGAGAATGGCCACGTGGGAATCATGACCGCAGGCATGCATCACCCCGACATCCTGATTGTTGTAAGTCGAGCGCACTTTCGATGCGAACGTGACGTCCACTCGTTCCGTGACCGGCAAGCCGTCCATATCCGCTCTCAAAGCCACCACCGGGCCGGATTTTCCACCTTTGAGAATCCCGACCACGCCGGTGTGGGCGACTTTGGTTTGCACTTGCAGTCCTAAACTCTTGAGATGCGCGGCCACCTTTTCCGCTGTTTTAAACTCGCGGTTGGACAACTCCGGATTTTGATGAAAATGCCGCCGCCATTCGATAACTTTGGGTTCGATCTTGTCGGCAAGCGCGTCAATTTTAGATCTCACTTCGTTCTGTGCGAAGAGTTGAAAGCTCATAAACAGAGTCAGTAAAAAAATGCCTGATGACTTCATGGTAACTCCTTTCGTTTGAGGTGAAAATTTTGATTTTTTTAGGGCCGCTCCGGCTCCTCGCCCCGAATTCATTATTATATTTTTAAAGGAATGTCGGGGCGAGGGATCCTGCGCGGGCTTCGGGCGCCTCCTTCCCGACTTCATTATTATAAAAAGATTTAAGGAAAATCGGCAAGGGGTCGCCTTCCGCTAAATTTGGATTCCCCCTTTGTAAAAGGGGGCCTGGGGGATTTTACAGAACTCGCCAGAGTTCGGGCCAACATCAGCATTCATGAATAATGCAGGCTAGCAATGCCGCTGTCACAGTCATAGTTTCTGATGATAGTTATCACCCGCGCGGGAGATTTAAGCCCCGTGCCTGGCGCCGCCCCGTTGGATAAAATAATCTCGCTGGCTCGCCCTGTTGCAAATTCTCCCGCGGGCCCGCCAGGAATTATCATGTGCCAACTTACCCGCGAACTACAGGACTTCCTTCCCCATATAGCCCGACTACGCTAAGGGCAGGCTCTCGCGGCTTTGCAGTTGCCTTTCGCTAATAATTGCTGTACATTTAGAAAAATATGGGGTTCATGACCATGCCGGGCGTACACAAAAGACTGTACCTGACCGCCTTTCCGCTGAGCTCCAAGGACGAGCAGATTAGCTTTGTGTTAAGCAGTATCGAAACATCTTTATAAACTACGTAGTATCTTTTGGTGAAACTGTGAAAGATATGACCGAAACCAAGAAAGCAGAAGAAGAGCTGCGTATTCAAAAAGCTTATTTTGAAAAGTTGTTCAACAGCGATCCGGAGGCGATTGTATTGCATGACCACAATAATATTGTGGTTAAGGTAAATGACGAATTCACAAGAATGTTTGGTTATTCTCGCGAGGAAGCAATCGGAAAGCCGGTCAATGAGTTGATCGCTTCAAAGGAATTCCAGGATGAAGCATCTGAGAATTCTCATAAAGTAACTCATGGCCAAACTGTAGAAGTTGAATCAAAACGCAAACGAAAGGACGGAACATTGTTTGATGTTTCGATTCTGCACGCCCCGATCATTCACGATGAAACCCGGACGGGGGTTTATGCTATCTATCATCGTGACATTACCGAACGCACAAAAGCTGAAGAAGAATTGCGTGTTGAGAAGACTTATCTTGAAGAGTTGTTCAACAGCGCTCCCGAGGCGATTATATTGCATGACAACAATGATATTGTAGTTAATGTCAATGATGAATTCACAAGAATGTTTGGCTATTCTCGTGAGGAAGCAATCGGCAAGCCAATAAATGATTTGGTCGCTTCAGAAGAGTTCAAAGAGCATGCTGCTGCTAATTCAGAACTGGTGACTCATGGCCAAAGAACTGACAATGATTCAAAACGTAAACGTAAAGACGGGACTCTTTTTGATGTCTGGATTATCGGGGCTCCTATTATTGATAACGGTAAACAGATGGGAGTTTATGCAATCTATCGCGATATTACCGAACGCAAGAAAGCAGAGGAGGCTCGGATCAGGTCACTGGAAGAAGCGCGGACGGCAAGAAATATTCAAG
It encodes the following:
- a CDS encoding PAS domain S-box protein — its product is MKDMTETKKAEEELRIQKAYFEKLFNSDPEAIVLHDHNNIVVKVNDEFTRMFGYSREEAIGKPVNELIASKEFQDEASENSHKVTHGQTVEVESKRKRKDGTLFDVSILHAPIIHDETRTGVYAIYHRDITERTKAEEELRVEKTYLEELFNSAPEAIILHDNNDIVVNVNDEFTRMFGYSREEAIGKPINDLVASEEFKEHAAANSELVTHGQRTDNDSKRKRKDGTLFDVWIIGAPIIDNGKQMGVYAIYRDITERKKAEEARIRSLEEARTARNIQVNLLPKSNPEIDGYDIAGMSIPALNVGGDYYDFIRLDDHRLAIGLGDVSGKGLAASLVMSNLQATIRGHTFFDANADGCLEKANNLLFHSTDARTFVSLFYGILDTQKNTLCYANAGHDIPLIFSAAKKPNQLKTRGIALGLKENVSYMKEERAIHPNDLVLIYSDGITEAMNERQEEFGDEKLQEIVQHNSGDSARELIDKIIAAANLHFGNASQNDDMTIIIIKRKP
- a CDS encoding amidohydrolase, which encodes MKSSGIFLLTLFMSFQLFAQNEVRSKIDALADKIEPKVIEWRRHFHQNPELSNREFKTAEKVAAHLKSLGLQVQTKVAHTGVVGILKGGKSGPVVALRADMDGLPVTERVDVTFASKVRSTYNNQDVGVMHACGHDSHVAILMAVAEVLTELKDDLHGTVKFIFQPAEEGAPPGEEGGARMMVKEGVLENPKTDVIFGLHIGAKTEVGKIEYRPGGLLAAADRFIIKVKGKQTHGSTPWTGVDPITVSAQIINGLNNIISRQTELTKEAAIISVGLIRGGVRSNIIPEECEMIGTIRTLNTDMQKIIHEKIRLTATKIAESAGAVAEVDIQIGVPVTFNDPELTARMLSTVQRVAGGENVVLINAITGAEDFSFYVEKIPGFFFFLGGMPKGMKKADAAPHHTPDFYIDDSGLKLGVRALSNLTLDYMAGQGTN